From Micromonospora sp. NBC_01699, a single genomic window includes:
- a CDS encoding SigE family RNA polymerase sigma factor: MTGDPVGVTARSPVVKQVTSDFDSFFRGRTPALLRTAYLLTGDRHLAEDLVQDALARTFRAWRRLADGGNPEAYARRVMYHLQVSMWRRRRVVETMPGELPERRDSSDHAHHAVERLALRRALQQLPVRQRAVIILRYFEDYSEAETAHMLACRIGTVKSHTARALRKLRELMPEINLSEGVTR; encoded by the coding sequence ATGACGGGGGACCCTGTGGGCGTCACCGCCCGATCGCCCGTGGTGAAGCAAGTCACCAGCGACTTCGATTCCTTCTTTCGGGGCCGTACGCCCGCGCTGCTGCGCACGGCGTACCTGCTGACCGGTGACCGGCACCTGGCCGAGGACCTGGTGCAGGACGCGTTGGCCCGCACGTTCCGGGCCTGGCGCCGGCTGGCCGACGGTGGCAATCCGGAGGCGTACGCCCGCCGCGTCATGTACCACCTTCAGGTGAGCATGTGGCGCCGGCGCAGGGTGGTCGAGACGATGCCGGGCGAGCTACCGGAGCGGCGCGACAGCTCCGACCACGCCCACCACGCGGTCGAACGGCTGGCACTGCGCCGGGCGCTCCAGCAGTTGCCGGTACGCCAGCGGGCCGTCATCATCCTGCGTTACTTCGAGGACTACAGCGAGGCGGAGACCGCCCACATGCTCGCCTGCCGAATCGGCACCGTGAAGAGCCACACCGCCCGTGCCCTGCGCAAACTCCGTGAACTGATGCCCGAGATCAACCTGTCCGAAGGGGTGACCCGATGA
- a CDS encoding response regulator transcription factor: MTTDARPSGRHVELRRPDGEPVRVLVVDDETVLTDLLCMALRYEGWDVRSAETGLAAVRQAKRFQPDAVVLDVMLPDLDGLEVLRRLRGHAPDMPVLFLTARDSVEDRIAGLTAGGDDYVTKPFSLEEVVARLRGLMRRAGVGIAAQPDAVLVVGDLTLDEESHEVHRAGQFIPLTTTEYDLLRYLMRNPRRVLSKAQILDRVWNYDFGGQANIVELYISYLRKKIDVGREPMIHTLRGAGYVLKPAG, encoded by the coding sequence ATGACGACGGACGCGCGACCCTCCGGCCGGCACGTCGAGCTGCGCCGCCCGGACGGCGAACCGGTCCGGGTGCTGGTCGTGGACGACGAGACCGTGCTCACCGACCTGCTCTGCATGGCCCTGCGCTACGAGGGCTGGGACGTGCGCAGCGCGGAGACCGGGCTGGCGGCGGTCCGGCAGGCGAAGCGGTTCCAACCGGACGCGGTAGTGCTCGACGTCATGCTGCCCGACCTGGACGGGCTGGAGGTGCTCCGGCGGCTGCGCGGGCACGCCCCGGACATGCCGGTGCTCTTCCTCACCGCGCGGGACTCGGTCGAGGACCGGATCGCCGGTCTCACCGCCGGTGGCGACGACTACGTGACGAAGCCGTTCAGCCTGGAGGAAGTGGTGGCCCGGTTGCGCGGGCTGATGCGCCGGGCGGGCGTCGGCATCGCCGCGCAGCCGGACGCGGTGCTGGTGGTCGGCGACCTGACCCTGGACGAGGAGAGCCACGAGGTGCACCGCGCCGGCCAGTTCATCCCGCTCACCACCACCGAGTACGACCTGCTGCGTTACCTGATGCGCAACCCGCGCCGGGTGTTGAGCAAGGCGCAGATCCTGGACCGGGTCTGGAACTACGACTTCGGCGGCCAGGCCAACATCGTCGAGCTGTACATCTCGTACCTGCGCAAGAAGATCGACGTCGGCCGGGAGCCGATGATCCACACCCTGCGGGGAGCGGGTTATGTCCTCAAGCCCGCCGGTTGA
- a CDS encoding HAMP domain-containing sensor histidine kinase yields MSSSPPVESSALRRWLTGWSLRARLVAAVVALLAVVCVLIGAATTIALRHSLIKQLDQQLNTVAGRAGGLLNGPPNGRPPGVPSGSGKPFGPAEPFPRGQPIGTLTGVVENGEVEWAVTLPADTSTEREPVPAAQEPTLAGLPADGEPRTRALGDLGDYRLVAREMPDGEVIVTGLPLTDLEQTIWQMIGMEAGIAAGGLLLAGTAGALIVRASLRPLRRVAATAGRVAELPLDRGEVALGVRVPAADTDQRTEVGQVGAALNRMLGHVAAALAARQASETRVRQFVADASHELRTPLAAIRGYAELTRRGRDPVPPDIAHALRRIESEGTRMTALVDDLLLLARLDAGRPLAVEPVDLSALAVDAVSDAHVAGPDHNWRLDLPDRAVCVDGDPARLHQILANLLTNARTHTPSGTTVTTSLAEVGPEAVALTVLDDGPGIPPALQADVFERFARGDTSRSRTVGGTGLGLAIVAAVVEAHRGTVTLTSRPGRTALTVRLPRLTADT; encoded by the coding sequence ATGTCCTCAAGCCCGCCGGTTGAGTCGTCCGCGCTGCGCCGCTGGCTGACCGGTTGGTCGCTACGGGCCCGGCTGGTCGCCGCCGTGGTCGCGTTGCTCGCCGTGGTCTGTGTGCTGATCGGCGCCGCCACCACCATCGCGTTGCGCCACTCGCTGATCAAGCAGCTCGACCAGCAGCTCAACACGGTCGCCGGGCGCGCGGGCGGCTTGTTGAACGGCCCGCCGAACGGTCGTCCGCCCGGCGTGCCGTCCGGCTCGGGGAAACCGTTCGGCCCGGCAGAACCGTTCCCGCGCGGGCAACCGATCGGCACCCTGACCGGGGTGGTGGAAAACGGGGAGGTCGAGTGGGCCGTCACGCTGCCCGCGGACACCAGCACCGAACGGGAGCCGGTTCCGGCCGCGCAGGAGCCGACGCTCGCCGGCCTGCCGGCCGACGGCGAGCCGCGTACCCGCGCCCTCGGTGACCTGGGCGACTACCGTCTGGTCGCCCGGGAAATGCCGGACGGCGAGGTGATCGTCACCGGTCTGCCGCTGACCGATCTGGAGCAGACCATCTGGCAGATGATCGGCATGGAGGCGGGGATCGCGGCCGGCGGACTGCTGCTCGCCGGCACCGCCGGGGCGTTGATCGTCCGGGCGTCGCTGCGTCCGCTGCGCCGGGTCGCGGCCACCGCCGGGCGGGTCGCCGAACTGCCGCTGGACCGGGGCGAGGTGGCGCTTGGCGTACGGGTGCCGGCGGCCGACACCGATCAGCGTACGGAGGTGGGGCAGGTCGGAGCGGCGCTCAACCGGATGCTCGGGCACGTCGCCGCCGCGCTCGCCGCCCGGCAGGCCAGCGAGACCCGGGTACGCCAGTTCGTCGCCGACGCCAGCCACGAGCTGCGTACGCCGCTCGCCGCGATCCGCGGTTACGCCGAGCTGACCCGGCGCGGCCGGGACCCGGTCCCGCCCGACATCGCGCACGCGCTGCGCCGGATCGAGTCGGAGGGGACCCGGATGACCGCGCTCGTCGACGACCTGCTGCTGCTCGCCCGGCTGGACGCCGGCCGCCCGCTCGCCGTCGAGCCGGTCGACCTGAGCGCGCTGGCGGTCGACGCGGTCAGCGACGCGCACGTCGCCGGACCGGACCACAACTGGCGGCTCGACCTGCCCGACCGGGCGGTCTGCGTCGACGGCGACCCGGCCCGGCTGCACCAGATCCTGGCGAACCTGCTGACCAACGCCCGTACCCACACCCCGTCCGGCACCACCGTCACCACCAGCCTGGCCGAGGTCGGGCCGGAGGCGGTGGCGCTGACCGTACTCGACGACGGGCCGGGAATCCCGCCCGCGTTGCAGGCGGACGTGTTCGAACGGTTCGCCCGGGGCGACACCTCCCGGTCCCGTACGGTCGGCGGCACCGGGCTGGGGTTGGCGATCGTGGCCGCGGTGGTGGAGGCGCACCGGGGCACGGTCACCCTCACCAGTCGACCCGGACGGACCGCGTTGACGGTCCGGCTGCCGCGACTCACAGCGGACACATAG
- a CDS encoding FAD:protein FMN transferase, with product MAQACWSDRGTEVRVVVTGSQACRVARRLVTAELAARNRACGFRWAGSELSRVHRAAGTPVPISARLAELVAAALTAAELTDGDVDPTVGAALLRLSRTGRDAWLPVCGSSLRPTPQSDGWRRVMLRDGLLTVPVTVLLDLTATARAVTARRCADLLAARTGGGVLVALGGCVATAGPPPPDGWRVPFGGATLVLAGGAVARTRTTGRGPARPIVDPRTGLPPAPVWREVTVAAADPVTAKALSLAALVRGPDAGAWLAGLDTPARLVAVDGTVETITAGTRAELTAVSGG from the coding sequence ATGGCGCAGGCGTGCTGGTCGGATCGGGGCACCGAGGTACGGGTGGTGGTGACCGGGTCGCAGGCGTGCCGGGTCGCCCGTCGACTGGTCACGGCGGAACTCGCCGCCCGCAACCGGGCCTGCGGGTTCCGCTGGGCCGGCAGCGAGTTGTCCCGGGTGCACCGGGCGGCCGGGACGCCGGTGCCGATCAGCGCGCGGCTCGCCGAACTGGTCGCCGCCGCCCTGACCGCCGCCGAGCTGACCGACGGCGACGTGGACCCGACGGTCGGCGCCGCCCTGCTGCGGTTGTCCCGCACGGGACGGGACGCCTGGCTTCCGGTGTGCGGATCGTCGCTGCGCCCGACCCCGCAATCGGACGGCTGGCGCCGGGTGATGCTGCGCGACGGTCTGCTGACCGTACCGGTGACGGTGCTGCTCGACCTGACCGCGACGGCGCGGGCGGTCACCGCGCGCCGCTGCGCGGACCTGCTCGCGGCGCGCACCGGCGGCGGCGTACTGGTCGCGCTCGGCGGCTGCGTGGCGACCGCCGGCCCACCGCCGCCGGACGGCTGGCGGGTGCCGTTCGGCGGCGCGACCCTGGTGCTCGCCGGTGGCGCGGTGGCCCGCACCCGGACCACCGGCCGTGGCCCGGCCCGGCCCATCGTCGACCCGCGCACCGGCCTGCCACCGGCTCCCGTCTGGCGGGAGGTCACGGTGGCGGCGGCCGACCCGGTCACCGCGAAGGCGCTGAGCCTCGCCGCGCTGGTACGCGGCCCGGACGCCGGGGCGTGGCTGGCCGGGCTCGATACCCCGGCCCGCCTGGTCGCGGTGGACGGCACCGTCGAGACGATCACCGCCGGCACGCGGGCCGAGCTGACGGCGGTCAGCGGCGGCTAG